In Streptomyces sp. NBC_00414, a single window of DNA contains:
- a CDS encoding quaternary amine ABC transporter ATP-binding protein, producing the protein MSSRLQAERLYKVFGRRPGEAVERLRGGVDREELRADGITAAVIDASFTVEPGEIFVVMGLSGSGKSTLLRMLNGLLEPTEGRVVFDGQDLTALNDRQMREVRSRKVSMVFQHFALFPHRSVLENAAYGLEVQGVPRAERHERANKALILAGLAGWEKSWPDELSGGMQQRVGLARALATDADLLLMDESFSALDPLIRRDMQDQLIELQKKLKKTIVFITHDLNEAMRLGDRIAVMRDGRIVQIGTAEDILVRPANDYVASFTQDVDRSRVLTAASVMETELRGDEADCGCETARPDTSFGELCAVSARLAHAVAVVDKKGKLVGRVPRQRLVAFLGDEQGEPAPCDNPRDKTLGAVKTDA; encoded by the coding sequence GTGTCATCCAGGCTGCAGGCGGAACGGCTCTACAAAGTGTTCGGCAGACGACCAGGCGAGGCCGTCGAGCGACTGCGAGGGGGAGTCGACCGTGAGGAACTGCGCGCCGACGGCATCACCGCCGCGGTGATCGACGCCTCTTTCACGGTGGAACCCGGCGAGATCTTCGTCGTGATGGGACTGTCCGGATCCGGCAAGTCCACGCTGCTGCGCATGCTCAACGGGCTCCTGGAGCCCACCGAGGGACGCGTGGTCTTCGACGGGCAGGATCTCACCGCGCTGAACGACCGTCAGATGCGCGAGGTCCGCTCCCGCAAGGTGAGCATGGTCTTCCAGCACTTCGCGCTCTTCCCGCACCGCAGCGTCCTGGAGAACGCCGCGTACGGTCTTGAGGTCCAGGGGGTGCCGCGCGCCGAACGACACGAGCGCGCCAACAAGGCCCTGATCCTGGCCGGTCTCGCGGGCTGGGAGAAATCCTGGCCCGACGAACTGTCCGGCGGTATGCAGCAGCGCGTGGGCCTCGCCCGGGCGCTCGCCACCGATGCCGACCTGCTGCTGATGGACGAGTCCTTCAGCGCGCTGGACCCGCTGATCCGGCGCGACATGCAGGACCAGCTGATCGAACTCCAGAAGAAGCTGAAGAAGACCATCGTCTTCATCACCCACGACCTCAACGAGGCCATGCGCCTGGGCGACCGCATCGCCGTCATGCGGGACGGCCGGATCGTGCAGATAGGCACCGCCGAGGACATCCTCGTACGCCCCGCGAACGACTACGTGGCCTCCTTCACCCAGGACGTCGACCGCTCCCGGGTCCTCACCGCCGCCTCCGTCATGGAGACGGAGCTGCGCGGCGACGAGGCCGACTGCGGCTGCGAGACCGCGAGGCCCGACACCTCGTTCGGTGAACTGTGCGCCGTCAGCGCGCGGCTGGCGCACGCCGTCGCCGTCGTCGACAAGAAGGGGAAGCTGGTCGGCCGTGTGCCCCGGCAACGGCTCGTCGCCTTCCTCGGCGACGAACAGGGCGAACCCGCGCCCTGCGACAACCCCCGCGACAAGACCCTCGGAGCGGTGAAGACCGATGCCTAG
- a CDS encoding LysR family transcriptional regulator: MSRDDGTGDQAVRGAGTGTGTGAGTGPGTGPGGGLSHRVPELGALELLLAVARLGSLGRAARELGITQPAASSRIRSMERQLGVGLVDRSPRGSRLTDAGALVTDWARRVVEAAEAFDAGAQALRDRRDSRLRVAASMTIAEYLLPGWLIALRGQRPDTAVSLLAGNSTVVAERVLSGEADLGFVEGVSVADGLDSVVIAHDRLIVVTAPGHPWARRRALDAGELAATPLILREEGSGTRQVLDAALGGLARPLIELSSTTAVKASAASGAGPAVLSELALGEELSARRLVEIPVEGVRLSRDLRAVWPTGHPPAGPARDLLALTRS, encoded by the coding sequence ATGAGTCGGGATGACGGTACGGGAGACCAGGCGGTTCGCGGGGCGGGAACAGGCACGGGGACGGGTGCCGGAACGGGCCCGGGCACGGGCCCCGGCGGAGGGCTGTCGCACCGGGTGCCCGAGCTGGGCGCGCTGGAACTGCTGCTCGCCGTGGCGCGGCTCGGGAGCCTGGGCCGGGCGGCGCGGGAACTGGGGATCACCCAGCCCGCCGCCAGCAGCCGCATCCGGTCCATGGAACGGCAGCTGGGGGTCGGCCTGGTGGACCGGTCGCCCAGGGGGTCGCGGCTCACCGACGCGGGCGCGCTGGTCACGGACTGGGCCCGGCGGGTGGTGGAGGCGGCGGAGGCGTTCGACGCGGGGGCGCAGGCGCTGCGGGACCGGCGTGACTCGCGGCTGCGGGTCGCCGCGAGCATGACGATCGCCGAGTACCTGCTGCCGGGCTGGCTGATCGCCCTGCGCGGGCAGCGGCCGGACACGGCGGTGTCGCTGCTCGCCGGGAACTCGACGGTGGTGGCCGAGCGGGTGCTGTCGGGGGAGGCGGACCTCGGGTTCGTGGAGGGGGTGTCCGTGGCGGACGGCCTGGATTCCGTGGTGATCGCGCACGACCGGCTGATCGTGGTGACCGCGCCCGGGCATCCGTGGGCACGGCGGCGGGCGCTCGACGCGGGGGAGTTGGCGGCGACGCCGTTGATCCTGCGGGAGGAGGGGTCGGGGACGCGGCAGGTGCTGGACGCGGCGCTCGGCGGGCTGGCCCGCCCGCTGATCGAGCTGTCGTCCACGACGGCGGTCAAGGCGTCCGCGGCGTCCGGGGCGGGGCCGGCGGTCCTGAGCGAGCTCGCCCTCGGCGAGGAGCTCTCCGCTCGGCGGCTGGTGGAGATTCCGGTGGAGGGGGTTCGCTTGAGCCGCGATCTGCGGGCGGTGTGGCCGACGGGGCATCCGCCGGCGGGGCCGGCGCGGGATCTTTTGGCGTTGACGCGCTCTTAG
- a CDS encoding amino acid permease, with protein sequence MATTAPSDVRPDPPEPSGDRSPLAEFGYRQELHRSLGRYASFAAGFSFISVLTTVFQFFAFGYAFGGPVFFWAWPAVLAGQLLVAACFAELAARYPISGAIYQWSSRLSSLGFGWFAGWIMVIGQIVVVAAAALALQVVLPAIWSGFQLIGDDPAPTSASGAANAAVLGVLLLVLTTFVNVVDNRVMSLVNRIGVTAEIIGAVLIVVLLFTHSERSPGITFHTGTAAQSGLVGALLVGSFTAAYVMIGFDSAGEMSEETHHPRRTAPRTILTALGAAGLLGGLIILGGLLAAPSLTDGRLGVEGLSYVLTSSLGDGVGRALLADVVIAIAVATLAIQTSACRMLFSMARDGQLPFSGRLAKVNPRTGMPTAPALVVGILAAALLLLNFASPEAFLAIGTTCIVMLYLAYAMVTGPLLWQRLRGGFTVEGTDESGRPLFSLGRWGVPVNALALLYGLFMTVNLAWPRAEVYDPAGGHWYFQWFTVLFLGVTLLLGGAYRAYRSRSAAEAPAYA encoded by the coding sequence GTGGCCACCACCGCTCCCTCCGACGTACGTCCCGATCCGCCGGAGCCGTCCGGCGACCGCTCCCCCCTCGCGGAGTTCGGCTACCGCCAGGAGCTGCACCGCAGCCTCGGCAGGTACGCCTCGTTCGCTGCCGGTTTCTCCTTCATCTCCGTCCTGACGACCGTCTTCCAGTTCTTCGCCTTCGGGTACGCGTTCGGCGGCCCCGTCTTCTTCTGGGCCTGGCCGGCCGTGCTGGCCGGGCAGTTGCTGGTCGCCGCGTGCTTCGCGGAGCTGGCCGCGCGCTATCCGATCTCGGGCGCGATCTACCAGTGGTCGTCCCGCCTCTCCAGCCTCGGTTTCGGCTGGTTCGCCGGCTGGATCATGGTGATCGGGCAGATCGTGGTGGTCGCCGCCGCGGCACTCGCGCTGCAGGTGGTCCTGCCCGCGATCTGGTCCGGCTTCCAGCTGATCGGCGACGACCCGGCCCCGACCTCGGCGAGCGGCGCGGCCAACGCGGCGGTCCTCGGCGTACTCCTGCTGGTCCTGACGACCTTCGTGAACGTCGTCGACAACCGCGTGATGTCCCTGGTCAACCGCATCGGCGTGACCGCGGAGATCATCGGCGCGGTGCTCATCGTCGTGCTGCTGTTCACCCACTCCGAGCGCTCGCCCGGGATCACCTTCCACACCGGCACGGCCGCCCAGTCGGGCCTGGTCGGAGCGCTGCTGGTGGGTTCGTTCACGGCGGCGTACGTGATGATCGGCTTCGACAGCGCGGGCGAGATGAGCGAGGAGACGCACCACCCCCGGCGCACCGCGCCCCGCACGATCCTCACCGCGCTCGGCGCGGCGGGCCTGCTCGGCGGCCTCATCATCCTGGGCGGCCTGCTCGCCGCGCCCAGCCTCACCGACGGCCGGCTCGGCGTCGAGGGACTGAGTTACGTCCTCACCAGCAGCCTCGGCGACGGCGTGGGCCGGGCGCTGCTGGCCGACGTGGTGATCGCCATCGCGGTGGCGACCCTCGCGATCCAGACGTCCGCCTGCCGGATGCTGTTCTCCATGGCCCGCGACGGCCAGCTGCCCTTCTCCGGGCGGCTCGCGAAGGTCAACCCGCGCACCGGCATGCCGACCGCCCCGGCCCTGGTCGTCGGGATCCTCGCCGCCGCCCTGCTGCTCCTGAACTTCGCCTCGCCGGAGGCCTTCCTGGCCATCGGCACCACCTGCATCGTGATGCTGTACCTCGCGTACGCCATGGTCACCGGGCCCCTGCTGTGGCAGCGGCTGCGCGGCGGCTTCACCGTCGAGGGCACCGACGAGAGTGGCCGCCCGCTCTTCTCCCTCGGCCGCTGGGGCGTCCCCGTCAACGCGCTCGCCCTGCTCTACGGCCTCTTCATGACGGTCAACCTGGCCTGGCCGCGCGCCGAGGTGTACGACCCGGCGGGCGGGCACTGGTACTTCCAGTGGTTCACGGTGCTGTTCCTCGGGGTGACGCTGCTCCTGGGCGGCGCGTACCGGGCGTACCGGTCCCGGAGTGCGGCGGAAGCACCCGCGTACGCTTGA
- a CDS encoding 5'-3' exonuclease, producing the protein MRGVTQQTQQPRRTMLLDTASLYFRAYFGVPESVRAPDGTPVNAVRGLLEFIDRLVKDHRPDDLVACMDADWRPQWRVDLIPSYKAHRVAEETETGPDQEEVPDTLSPQVPVIEEVLDALGIARVGVEGYEADDVIGTFAGRATGPVDIVTGDRDLYQLVDDKRGVRVLYPLKGVGSLQLTDEAWLRERYGVDGPGYVDLALLRGDPSDGLPGVPGIGEKTAAKLLTEFGDLAGIMAAVDDPKAKLTPSQRKRLDESRPYVSVAPKVVRVAGDVPLPEVDTALPHTPRDPAAVDALAARWGLGGSLTRLLSTLGS; encoded by the coding sequence ATGCGAGGCGTGACGCAGCAGACTCAGCAGCCCCGGCGAACCATGCTCCTCGACACCGCCTCCCTGTACTTCCGGGCCTATTTCGGGGTGCCGGAATCCGTGCGGGCCCCGGACGGCACTCCCGTGAACGCCGTGCGGGGTCTCCTTGAGTTCATCGACCGCCTGGTGAAGGACCACCGGCCGGACGATCTGGTGGCCTGCATGGACGCGGACTGGCGGCCGCAGTGGCGGGTCGACCTGATTCCCTCGTACAAGGCGCACCGCGTGGCCGAGGAGACCGAGACCGGGCCGGACCAGGAGGAGGTGCCCGACACCCTGTCGCCGCAGGTGCCGGTCATCGAGGAGGTCCTGGACGCGCTGGGCATCGCGCGCGTGGGCGTCGAGGGGTACGAGGCCGACGACGTGATCGGCACGTTCGCGGGCCGCGCCACGGGCCCGGTCGACATCGTCACCGGCGACCGCGACCTGTACCAACTGGTCGACGACAAGCGGGGCGTCCGCGTGCTGTACCCGCTCAAGGGCGTCGGCTCGCTGCAGCTCACGGACGAGGCGTGGCTGCGCGAGAGGTACGGCGTCGACGGGCCGGGGTACGTGGATCTCGCGCTGCTGCGCGGCGACCCGAGCGACGGGCTGCCGGGCGTGCCGGGCATCGGCGAGAAGACGGCCGCCAAGCTGCTGACCGAGTTCGGTGATCTGGCCGGGATCATGGCGGCGGTGGACGACCCGAAGGCCAAGCTCACCCCCTCGCAGCGCAAGCGCCTGGACGAGTCGCGGCCGTACGTCTCGGTCGCGCCGAAGGTCGTCCGGGTGGCCGGTGACGTGCCCCTGCCGGAGGTGGACACCGCGCTGCCGCACACACCGCGCGACCCGGCGGCCGTCGACGCGCTCGCGGCCCGCTGGGGTCTCGGCGGTTCCTTGACCCGACTGTTGTCGACTCTGGGGTCCTGA
- a CDS encoding siderophore-interacting protein, which produces MAERPARKAPKPHSARVVRTERLTPHMQRVVLGGEGLADFTAGTSTDHYVKLLFGAEGVTYPEPFDMARIREEFPREQWPVTRTYTVRAWDPEQRELTLDFVVHGDEGLAGPWAARVRAGELVRFLGPGGAYAPDTEADWHLLAGDESALPAIAASLEGMPDGAHVRAFIEVSGPEEEQKFDSAVEVVWLHRGDRPVGEALVAAVRALEFPAGRVHAFVHGEAGFVKELRRLLRVERGIPREDISISGYWRLGHNEDGWQAAKRDWNAQVEAEQETAPPVAST; this is translated from the coding sequence ATGGCAGAGCGTCCGGCACGCAAGGCTCCCAAGCCGCACTCCGCGCGGGTCGTCCGTACGGAGCGGCTGACTCCGCACATGCAGCGCGTGGTCCTCGGCGGCGAGGGGCTCGCGGACTTCACCGCGGGCACCAGCACCGACCACTACGTGAAGCTGCTGTTCGGGGCCGAGGGCGTGACGTATCCCGAGCCCTTCGACATGGCGCGGATCCGCGAGGAGTTCCCCCGCGAGCAGTGGCCCGTGACCCGTACGTACACCGTGCGCGCCTGGGACCCCGAGCAGCGTGAGCTGACCCTCGACTTCGTGGTCCACGGCGACGAGGGCCTCGCCGGGCCCTGGGCCGCCCGGGTCCGCGCGGGCGAGCTCGTGCGGTTCCTCGGCCCGGGTGGGGCGTACGCGCCCGACACCGAGGCCGACTGGCATCTGCTGGCCGGCGACGAGAGCGCGCTGCCCGCCATCGCCGCCTCGCTGGAGGGCATGCCCGACGGAGCGCACGTGCGTGCCTTCATCGAGGTCTCCGGGCCGGAGGAGGAGCAGAAGTTCGACTCCGCCGTGGAGGTCGTCTGGCTGCACCGAGGTGACCGGCCGGTCGGCGAGGCGCTGGTGGCCGCCGTGCGGGCACTGGAGTTTCCGGCGGGCCGGGTGCACGCGTTCGTGCACGGCGAGGCGGGCTTCGTGAAGGAGCTGCGGCGGCTGCTGCGGGTTGAGCGCGGGATTCCGCGCGAGGACATCTCGATCTCCGGGTACTGGCGGCTGGGGCACAACGAGGACGGGTGGCAGGCCGCGAAGCGGGACTGGAACGCTCAGGTCGAGGCTGAGCAGGAGACTGCGCCTCCTGTCGCCTCGACCTGA
- a CDS encoding ABC transporter permease/substrate binding protein: MPRIPFGDWVNDAVDWLLNHMAWLFDFFKTVFLGAYDGINAVLQAPEPLILAGIFAVIAFWLRGTSAGVLTFVGFAFIDSLELWENAMVTLSLVLVATIIALVISVPVGIWAARSDRVSAIVRPVLDFMQTLPAMIYLIPAILFFGTGAPAGIVATLIFALAPGVRMTELGIRQVDKELVEAADAFGTTPGNILLRVQLPLALPTVMAGVNQVIMLGLSMAAIAGMVGTGGLGGDVNEAIGQLNVGLGSEAGVAIVILAIYLDRMTSALGTQVSPLGRRAAAKLRAAQGLKIWTYRPQPTVAVIGVVVLALVAGGMGMFGSDDSETTASDSKNVGQGKKITIGYIPWDEGVASTFLWKEILEQRGYEVEVKQFDAGPLYTSLAQGDIDFQTDSWLPTTHAEYWKKYGKQLDDLGSWFGPTSLELSVPAYMKGIDSLADLKGKSDEFGGKITGIESSAGMMGLLKTKVLKEYGLDKEYKVVDSSTPAMLAELKRAYAKKEPFVGTLWSPHWAYSEYKLKKLKDTKGAWGKGDGVHTLSRKGFAADNPVVGKWLKNFKMTEKQLTSLEAEINKAGKGAQQDAVRTWLKSNSKVVDKLAPVASSSSSTPAEAKNAIDVAWFPWDEDVAVTYLWKNVLARRGYTLNLKQMDVGPVYTGLASGDIDLNFDAWLPYAQSNYWNKHKDNLKDLGTWYEPTSLEVSVPSYVKGIKSLADLKGKADTFDGRIIGIEPGTGEMNLLKKDVLPGYGLDKEYKVVDGSTPAMLAELKRAYAKKEPVAVVLWSPHWAYSEYELTKLSDEKKLFGEGNTIRTISNKKFPGQYPQLTKWIKNFKMSEDELGSLEAEIKDRGQGHEEDAVAAWLKEHPDMVERMTPQ; encoded by the coding sequence ATGCCTAGAATCCCCTTCGGCGACTGGGTCAACGACGCGGTCGACTGGCTCCTGAACCACATGGCGTGGCTCTTCGACTTCTTCAAGACCGTCTTCCTGGGCGCCTACGACGGCATCAACGCCGTCCTCCAGGCGCCCGAGCCCCTCATCCTCGCGGGCATCTTCGCGGTCATCGCGTTCTGGCTGCGCGGTACTTCGGCCGGTGTCCTCACCTTCGTGGGATTCGCGTTCATCGACTCCCTCGAACTGTGGGAGAACGCGATGGTGACCCTGTCGCTCGTTCTCGTGGCGACGATCATCGCGCTCGTCATATCCGTGCCCGTCGGCATCTGGGCGGCCCGCTCGGACCGGGTCAGCGCCATCGTGCGGCCCGTGCTCGACTTCATGCAGACGCTGCCGGCGATGATCTACCTGATCCCGGCGATCCTGTTCTTCGGCACCGGCGCCCCCGCGGGCATCGTGGCCACCCTGATCTTCGCGCTGGCGCCCGGCGTCCGGATGACCGAGCTGGGCATCCGGCAGGTCGACAAGGAACTGGTCGAGGCCGCCGACGCGTTCGGCACGACACCCGGCAACATCCTGCTGCGCGTCCAGCTGCCGCTGGCCCTGCCCACCGTCATGGCGGGCGTCAACCAGGTCATCATGCTGGGTCTGTCCATGGCCGCCATCGCGGGGATGGTCGGCACCGGCGGCCTCGGCGGTGACGTGAACGAGGCCATCGGCCAGCTGAACGTCGGCCTCGGCTCCGAGGCGGGCGTCGCCATCGTCATCCTCGCCATCTACCTGGACCGGATGACCAGCGCGCTGGGCACCCAGGTCTCGCCGCTCGGCCGCCGCGCCGCCGCCAAGCTGCGCGCCGCGCAGGGCCTGAAGATCTGGACCTACCGTCCCCAGCCCACCGTGGCCGTGATCGGTGTCGTCGTCCTCGCGCTCGTCGCGGGCGGCATGGGCATGTTCGGCTCCGACGACAGCGAGACCACCGCGTCCGACTCGAAGAACGTCGGCCAGGGCAAGAAGATCACCATCGGTTACATCCCCTGGGACGAGGGCGTGGCCTCCACCTTCCTGTGGAAGGAGATCCTGGAACAGCGCGGTTACGAGGTCGAGGTCAAGCAGTTCGACGCGGGCCCCCTCTACACCTCCCTCGCACAGGGCGACATCGACTTCCAGACCGACTCGTGGCTGCCCACCACCCACGCCGAGTACTGGAAGAAGTACGGCAAGCAGCTCGACGACCTGGGCTCCTGGTTCGGCCCGACGTCCCTGGAGCTGAGCGTGCCCGCCTACATGAAGGGCATCGACTCCCTGGCGGACCTCAAGGGCAAGTCGGACGAGTTCGGCGGCAAGATCACCGGCATCGAGTCCAGCGCCGGAATGATGGGCCTGCTCAAGACGAAGGTCCTCAAGGAGTACGGGCTCGACAAGGAGTACAAGGTCGTCGACAGCTCCACGCCGGCGATGCTGGCCGAGCTGAAGCGCGCGTACGCCAAGAAGGAGCCGTTCGTCGGCACGCTCTGGTCGCCGCACTGGGCGTACAGCGAGTACAAGCTGAAGAAGCTCAAGGACACCAAGGGCGCCTGGGGCAAGGGCGACGGTGTGCACACGCTGTCCCGCAAGGGATTCGCCGCGGACAACCCGGTCGTCGGCAAGTGGCTCAAGAACTTCAAGATGACCGAGAAGCAGCTCACCAGCCTTGAGGCGGAGATCAACAAGGCCGGCAAGGGCGCTCAGCAGGACGCCGTGCGCACCTGGCTGAAGAGCAACTCCAAGGTCGTGGACAAGCTGGCCCCGGTCGCGAGCTCCTCGTCCAGCACCCCCGCCGAGGCGAAGAACGCCATCGACGTCGCCTGGTTCCCGTGGGACGAGGACGTCGCCGTCACCTACCTGTGGAAGAACGTGCTGGCCCGGCGCGGCTACACGCTGAACCTGAAGCAGATGGACGTCGGCCCGGTCTACACCGGTCTGGCCTCCGGAGACATCGACCTCAACTTCGACGCCTGGCTGCCGTACGCGCAGTCGAACTACTGGAACAAGCACAAGGACAACCTGAAGGACCTCGGCACCTGGTACGAGCCGACGTCCCTGGAGGTCTCGGTGCCCTCCTACGTCAAGGGCATCAAGTCCCTGGCGGACCTCAAGGGCAAGGCCGACACCTTCGACGGCAGGATCATCGGCATCGAGCCGGGCACCGGCGAGATGAACCTCCTCAAGAAGGACGTGCTTCCGGGCTACGGCCTCGACAAGGAGTACAAGGTCGTCGACGGCTCCACGCCCGCGATGCTCGCCGAGCTGAAGCGCGCGTACGCCAAGAAGGAGCCCGTCGCCGTCGTCCTGTGGTCCCCGCACTGGGCCTACAGCGAGTACGAGCTGACCAAGCTGTCGGACGAGAAGAAGCTGTTCGGTGAGGGCAACACGATCCGGACCATCTCCAACAAGAAGTTCCCGGGGCAGTATCCGCAGCTCACCAAGTGGATCAAGAACTTCAAGATGAGCGAGGACGAACTCGGCAGCTTGGAGGCCGAGATCAAGGACCGTGGCCAGGGGCACGAGGAGGACGCCGTCGCCGCGTGGCTCAAGGAGCACCCGGACATGGTGGAACGCATGACTCCGCAGTAG
- a CDS encoding RluA family pseudouridine synthase: protein MRRRTPIPPSPLPQREGVDPVRVRLPADGAWSTVREHLVERLAPRAAVVDEMLAAGQIVDADGRPVTADTAYVPGMFVWFHRELPDEERVPFPVEVVYRDEHIVVADKPHFIATTPRGSHVTETVLARLRRELGVPALGAAHRLDRLTAGLVLFTVRPEERGAYQSLFRDRLVRKEYEAVAAYAPALDLPVTVRSRILKERGVLAAQEVPGEPNAVSRVELLEHLDGRGRYRLLPRTGQTHQLRVHMNALGVPILGDPLYPEVTGPVPAGDFRRPLQLLSRVLEFTDPVTGHSRSYRSGRTLQAWSAHDEWAGDGPAQ from the coding sequence GTGAGACGTAGAACCCCGATTCCGCCCTCTCCCCTGCCCCAGCGCGAAGGGGTGGATCCGGTGCGGGTGCGGCTGCCGGCCGACGGGGCCTGGAGCACCGTACGGGAGCATCTGGTGGAGCGGCTCGCACCGCGGGCCGCGGTCGTCGACGAGATGCTCGCCGCGGGACAGATCGTGGACGCGGACGGGCGGCCGGTGACGGCGGACACGGCGTACGTGCCGGGGATGTTCGTGTGGTTCCACCGGGAGCTGCCCGACGAGGAGCGGGTGCCGTTCCCCGTGGAGGTCGTGTACCGCGACGAGCACATCGTGGTCGCCGACAAACCGCACTTCATCGCCACGACGCCGCGGGGCAGTCATGTCACCGAGACGGTTCTGGCCCGGCTGCGGCGGGAGCTGGGCGTACCCGCGCTCGGGGCCGCGCACCGGCTCGACCGGCTCACCGCCGGGCTCGTGCTGTTCACGGTGCGGCCCGAGGAGCGGGGCGCGTACCAGTCGCTGTTCCGCGACCGCCTCGTTCGCAAGGAGTACGAGGCGGTGGCCGCGTACGCACCGGCGCTGGACCTGCCCGTCACCGTCCGCAGCCGGATCCTCAAGGAGCGGGGGGTGCTCGCCGCGCAGGAGGTGCCGGGCGAGCCCAACGCCGTGAGCCGGGTCGAGCTGCTGGAACACCTGGACGGCCGGGGCCGCTACCGGCTGCTTCCCCGCACCGGCCAGACCCATCAACTGCGGGTGCACATGAACGCGTTGGGCGTGCCGATCCTCGGCGACCCGCTGTACCCGGAGGTCACAGGACCCGTGCCGGCCGGTGACTTCCGGCGCCCGCTGCAACTGCTTTCGCGGGTGCTGGAGTTCACCGATCCGGTCACGGGGCACAGCCGTTCGTACCGCAGCGGACGGACGCTCCAGGCGTGGTCCGCCCACGACGAGTGGGCCGGTGACGGGCCGGCTCAGTAA
- a CDS encoding TDT family transporter, translating to MGTAIVATAGVGLPFHVPGLRTVCTAFWALSLALLTALLVARAAHWTHHRDQAKAHLLDPATAPFYGCLSMALLAVGGGALVVGGDWIGTPAAIALDAALFTAGTLIGLTVAVAVPYLMIVRPRVAASPVPSQVTPVWLLPVVAPMVSAALGPLLVPHLPAGASRESLLFACFAMFGLSLLATLVMLPMVFARLVTGGPLPLALTPALFLVLGPLGQSTTAVDKFAVFAPGVVPAPYDRGFAVLAVLYGVPVMGFALFWLALAGAMVVRARRRGMRFTMTWWAFTFPVGTCVTGAEGLARHTGLVVYDGLAVALYALLLAAWTVAAAHTARGLFDGRLLAAPRPVLTG from the coding sequence ATGGGCACCGCGATCGTCGCCACCGCGGGAGTCGGCCTCCCCTTCCACGTGCCGGGCCTGCGCACCGTCTGCACGGCGTTCTGGGCGCTCTCCCTGGCCCTGCTCACCGCTCTGCTCGTCGCGCGGGCCGCGCACTGGACCCATCACCGGGACCAGGCGAAGGCCCACCTGCTGGACCCGGCGACGGCACCGTTCTACGGCTGCCTCTCGATGGCCCTGCTCGCCGTCGGCGGCGGCGCCCTCGTCGTCGGCGGGGACTGGATCGGCACCCCGGCGGCGATCGCCCTGGACGCCGCCCTGTTCACCGCCGGCACCCTGATCGGTCTGACGGTGGCCGTGGCCGTCCCCTACCTGATGATCGTGCGGCCCCGGGTGGCCGCCTCCCCCGTCCCTTCCCAGGTCACCCCCGTGTGGCTGCTCCCCGTGGTCGCCCCGATGGTGTCCGCGGCGCTCGGCCCGCTGCTCGTACCGCATCTGCCGGCCGGCGCGTCCCGCGAGAGCCTGCTGTTCGCGTGCTTCGCGATGTTCGGCCTCAGCCTGCTGGCCACGCTGGTGATGCTGCCGATGGTCTTCGCCCGTCTCGTCACGGGCGGACCCCTGCCGCTCGCCCTCACCCCGGCCCTGTTCCTGGTCCTGGGTCCGCTGGGTCAGTCCACGACGGCCGTCGACAAGTTCGCCGTCTTCGCCCCGGGGGTCGTGCCCGCCCCGTACGACCGGGGCTTCGCCGTCCTGGCGGTGCTGTACGGCGTACCGGTGATGGGCTTCGCGCTGTTCTGGCTGGCGCTGGCCGGCGCGATGGTGGTGCGGGCCCGCCGCCGGGGCATGCGTTTCACGATGACCTGGTGGGCGTTCACCTTCCCGGTCGGTACGTGCGTCACGGGCGCCGAGGGGCTCGCCCGGCACACGGGGCTGGTGGTCTACGACGGCCTCGCGGTCGCCCTCTATGCCCTGCTGCTGGCGGCCTGGACCGTGGCCGCCGCCCACACGGCCCGCGGCCTGTTCGACGGACGGCTCCTCGCGGCGCCCCGGCCGGTGCTCACCGGCTGA
- a CDS encoding helix-turn-helix domain-containing protein: MDENKETLRVGAAVRRRRRALELTLAVVAERSGLSVPFLSQVENERARPSTRSLERVADALGTTRVELLAAADPARSVDVVRADDSEFTHEPRVRPLVRGHHQLHAMEFSGDQDAGREFQHRNDELMYVAEGVVEVEAEGRAYRLGKGDTLYLTGGVRHRWRATEEDTRVLVVAVADHIEAVDDLSR; encoded by the coding sequence ATGGACGAGAACAAGGAGACCCTTCGAGTGGGCGCGGCCGTCAGGCGGCGCCGCCGGGCGCTGGAGCTCACCCTCGCCGTCGTCGCCGAGCGCAGCGGCCTGTCGGTGCCGTTCCTCAGCCAGGTCGAGAACGAACGGGCCCGGCCCAGTACGCGCTCCCTGGAACGTGTGGCCGACGCCCTCGGGACGACCCGCGTGGAACTGTTGGCGGCCGCGGACCCGGCGCGCAGCGTGGATGTGGTGCGCGCCGACGACTCCGAGTTCACCCATGAGCCCCGTGTGCGCCCCCTGGTGCGCGGTCACCACCAGTTGCACGCCATGGAGTTCTCCGGCGACCAGGACGCGGGCCGTGAATTCCAGCACCGCAACGACGAGTTGATGTACGTGGCCGAGGGCGTCGTCGAGGTCGAGGCGGAGGGCCGCGCCTACCGCCTGGGCAAGGGCGACACCCTGTATCTGACGGGCGGAGTGCGCCACCGGTGGCGGGCCACCGAGGAGGACACCCGGGTGCTGGTCGTCGCGGTCGCCGACCACATCGAGGCGGTGGACGACCTCAGCCGGTGA